Proteins from one uncultured Desulfuromonas sp. genomic window:
- a CDS encoding class I SAM-dependent methyltransferase — MDTNTTIEEPCPLCQSGGSVLFGEDRRRCYWRCPCCRLVFVARHDLPTSHEEKAEYDLHENTPDDDGYRRFLSRLFNPLQQRLTDHALGLDFGCGPGPTLSVMASESGLQMKLYDPFYAPDHSVLAQRYDFITATEVVEHLHRPGAELDRLWDLLQPGGILAIMTKLVIDQQAFTTWHYKNDRTHVRFFSRQTFHWLAEKWQAQLAFIDKDVIFLRKNESRNGQKEKGER; from the coding sequence ATGGATACAAACACAACAATTGAAGAACCGTGTCCTTTATGTCAGTCCGGTGGCAGTGTGCTGTTTGGTGAAGACCGGCGGCGCTGCTATTGGCGTTGCCCCTGTTGCCGCCTGGTGTTTGTTGCGCGTCATGATCTGCCGACCTCACACGAGGAAAAAGCCGAGTACGATCTGCATGAAAACACTCCGGATGATGACGGTTATCGGCGTTTTCTCAGTCGCTTGTTCAATCCGTTGCAACAGCGCCTTACCGACCATGCACTTGGGCTGGACTTTGGCTGCGGACCCGGACCGACCCTGTCGGTCATGGCCTCAGAATCAGGCCTGCAGATGAAGCTGTATGATCCGTTTTATGCCCCGGATCACTCGGTGCTGGCGCAACGCTATGATTTTATTACCGCGACCGAGGTGGTTGAGCATCTGCATCGTCCGGGGGCGGAACTCGACCGGTTATGGGATCTGTTGCAGCCGGGAGGAATCCTTGCCATCATGACCAAGCTGGTCATCGACCAGCAGGCGTTTACGACATGGCATTATAAAAATGATCGGACCCATGTGCGTTTTTTTTCCCGTCAGACCTTTCACTGGTTAGCGGAAAAATGGCAAGCGCAACTGGCGTTTATCGATAAGGATGTTATTTTTCTGCGTAAGAATGAGAGCAGAAATGGGCAGAAAGAAAAGGGGGAGCGATGA
- a CDS encoding D-2-hydroxyacid dehydrogenase, translated as MNIVVLDGYTLNSGDLDWAPLQGLGTCEIYPRTAPDQIVERARNAEIVLTNKVVLGERELLALPKLRYIGVLATGTNVVDLDAAAQRQIVVTNVPAYSTMSVAQMVFSLLLELVQQVGHHDRRVHDGAWSDSVDFSFRETPLMELDGLTLGIVGFGHIGRAVARIAENFGMNVLVHVRRSHRFKQLHEGGGPSDAELNHLFAQSDVVSLHCPLTEQTHHLVDERRLALMKPGAILINTARGPLLDEVAVAKALHDGHLGGLGVDVLSSEPPSADNPLLSAPHCVITPHIAWATLAARQRLLETVVANVVAFQAGTPQNVVI; from the coding sequence ATGAATATTGTTGTGTTGGATGGCTATACTCTGAATTCCGGTGATCTGGACTGGGCACCGCTACAGGGCCTTGGCACGTGTGAAATCTATCCACGCACTGCGCCGGATCAAATTGTTGAGCGCGCCCGCAATGCCGAGATTGTTTTGACCAACAAGGTGGTGCTCGGTGAGAGAGAGCTGCTGGCGTTGCCGAAACTGCGTTACATTGGTGTGCTGGCGACCGGCACCAATGTCGTTGATCTGGACGCGGCTGCTCAGCGCCAAATTGTCGTTACCAACGTGCCCGCTTACAGCACCATGTCTGTAGCGCAGATGGTGTTCTCCCTGTTGCTGGAACTGGTGCAACAGGTGGGGCATCATGATCGACGTGTTCATGACGGGGCCTGGAGCGACAGTGTTGACTTCAGTTTTCGTGAAACCCCGTTGATGGAGTTGGACGGTCTGACGCTGGGGATTGTCGGTTTCGGCCATATCGGCCGGGCTGTGGCGCGGATTGCCGAAAACTTTGGCATGAACGTGTTGGTGCATGTGCGTCGCTCTCACCGCTTTAAACAATTGCATGAGGGGGGTGGCCCGAGTGATGCTGAACTGAATCATTTATTCGCTCAATCCGATGTGGTCAGCCTGCATTGCCCGTTGACCGAGCAGACCCACCATCTCGTTGATGAGCGGCGGCTGGCTTTGATGAAACCGGGTGCGATTCTGATCAATACCGCACGTGGGCCGTTGCTGGATGAAGTGGCGGTGGCCAAGGCGTTGCACGATGGACATTTAGGTGGGCTCGGTGTTGATGTGCTCAGCAGTGAACCGCCGTCGGCGGATAACCCATTACTGAGTGCACCCCATTGTGTCATTACCCCGCATATTGCCTGGGCCACTCTGGCGGCGCGCCAACGTCTGTTGGAGACCGTGGTGGCTAATGTGGTG